A window from Vigna angularis cultivar LongXiaoDou No.4 chromosome 7, ASM1680809v1, whole genome shotgun sequence encodes these proteins:
- the LOC108322851 gene encoding receptor-like protein 9DC3: MLFFHFSFSHSLCHPHDNIALLQFKTSLNFSDSYYFNCGNVDPKIATWENGTQCCSWVGVTCHPISGRVIGLDVSCSGLYGEILPNNTFFYLSHLQSLNLAFNYIDFQLSSLFGGFVSLTHLNLSSCGFKGEIPSQISQLSKLESLDLSHNFMLRWKENNWKKFLQNTTFLKELILDDVDMTLSLMSPLNLSTSLVGLSLSSTHIRGSFKNDILCLPKLQQLDLSDNYGLNGRHHLPSLSCSAASLTILDLSSNDFEGSIPTSFSNLTHLTVLDLSYNIYLNGSIPSSLLIFPSLTLLDLQFNQFSGQIPNVFPQANSFEKLDLSDNNIEGELPSTLSNLQWLVFLDLSMNKLSGQIPLSILNLQYLVFLDLSHNRLEGPMPNKIISLSNLTRLYLNDNLLNETIPVWCLSLPYLLELDLSDNQFTGHISAMVSQSFEFLYLCNNKLQGNIPQSIFTIVNLGQLCLSSNNFSGFHNVNYNFPRLERLYLSSLGLTEFPKLAGKVPRLIELDLSNNKLNGTVPKWLHEIDSLGYLYLSQNLLTTPMKQFSRNYNLQFLDLSFNLLTGDISSSICNVSSLESLVLSHNKLVGVIPPCLANLSSLAILDLQRNKLNGTLPSNFSMNSFLTVMNLNDNQLEGILPKSLSNCTLLVVLNLANNQIEDKFPDWLQTLPMLTILVLRANKLYGPLPSLKMKHGFSSLLIFDISSNYFNGSIPKTYIQNFQAMKNVIRYEVGELCIRPYSRSVTEFATVTTKATNMTFKKFPKNFINIDLSRNKFEGEIPYEIGELHALRGLNFSHNRLSGSIPQSIGNLTNLESLDLSSNILIGRIPFVLTNLNFLEVLNLSYNHLVGEIPEGKQFNTFENNSYIGNSGLCGFPLSKKCNNTKQQSSSLLAK, translated from the coding sequence ATGTTATTCTTTCACTTCTCATTCTCCCATTCCTTATGTCATCCTCACGATAATATTGCCTTGCTCCAATTCAAAACCTCTCTCAATTTTTCTGATAGCTATTATTTCAATTGTGGTAATGTTGATCCAAAGATAGCAACTTGGGAAAATGGAACACAATGTTGTTCATGGGTTGGGGTTACTTGTCATCCCATTTCTGGTCGTGTCATAGGCCTCGACGTCTCATGTAGTGGTCTTTACGGTGAAATCCTTCCAAACAATACCTTTTTCTATCTTTCTCATCTCCAATCACTTAATCTTGCTTTCAATTATATCGACTTTCAACTTTCATCTCTTTTTGGTGGATTTGTGAGTCTCACACACCTCAATTTGTCTTCTTGTGGTTTTAAAGGTGAAATTCCTTCCCAAATCTCACAACTTTCCAAATTGGAATCACTTGATCTCTCTCATAATTTTATGTTAAGGTGGAAAGAAAACAATTGGAAGAAGTTCCTCCAAAACACAACATTTTTAAAGGAGCTTATTTTGGATGATGTAGACATGACTTTAAGTTTGATGAGTCCGCTCAACCTGTCTACCTCTTTGGTCGGTCTTAGTCTCAGTTCCACTCATATTCGAGGAAGCTTTAAAAATGACATCTTATGCTTACCAAAACTTCAACAGTTGGACTTGTCAGATAATTACGGCCTCAATGGCCGCCATCATCTTCCCAGCTTGAGTTGTAGTGCTGCTTCTCTCACTATATTAGATCTTTCATCTAATGACTTTGAGGGGTCAATCCCTACGTCTTTCTCAAACCTTACGCATCTTACTGTCCTTGATCTCTCATATAACATCTATCTCAACGGTTCAATTCCCTCCTCCCTCTTAATCTTTCCCAGTCTAACTCTTTTGGATCTTCAATTTAATCAATTCAGTGGCCAAATCCCAAATGTCTTTCCCCAGGCaaacagttttgaaaaactaGATTTGAGTGATAACAATATAGAAGGAGAGCTACCATCAACACTTTCAAATCTCCAATGGCTTGTTTTCTTGGATCTTTCAATGAATAAATTGAGTGGTCAAATTCCATTGTCAATTCTAAATCTTCAATATCTTGTTTTCTTAGATCTTTCACATAATAGATTGGAGGGTCCTATGCCTAACAAAATAATAAGTCTTTCAAACCTAACTCGGTTATACTTGAATGACAACTTACTAAATGAAACAATTCCTGTTTGGTGTTTATCTTTGCCATATTTGCTAGAGCTAGATCTATCAGATAATCAGTTCACAGGACATATAAGTGCTATGGTGTCACAGTCCTTTGAATTTCTGTATTTGTGCAACAACAAGCTACAGGGCAATATTCCACAATCAATCTTCACTATTGTAAATCTTGGTCAATTATGTTTATCATCAAACAACTTTAGTGGTTTTCACAACGTCAATTACAATTTCCCCAGGTTAGAGAGATTGTATTTATCTTCTTTAGGTCTGACTGAGTTTCCAAAATTGGCAGGAAAAGTCCCAAGGTTGATAGAACTTGATCTatccaacaacaaattgaatggAACAGTTCCCAAGTGGTTACATGAAATCGATTCATTAGGTTATTTATACCTATCCCAAAACTTGTTGACGACTCCAATGAAGCAATTCTCAAGGAACTACAACCTTCAATTCCTTGATCTTAGCTTCAATTTACTCACTGGCgacatctcttcctccatttgTAATGTAAGTTCACTTGAGAGTCTTGTCTTGTCTCACAATAAGTTGGTAGGTGTCATTCCACCATGCCTTGCAAACTTGTCTTCCCTTGCTATTTTGGATTTACAAAGGAACAAACTAAATGGCACATTACCAAGTAATTTCTCAATGAATAGTTTTCTCACCGTTATGAATCTCAATGACAACCAATTAGAAGGTATTTTGCCAAAATCTTTGTCAAATTGCACACTATTGGTGGTCTTGAATCTTGCCAACAATCAAATTGAGGACAAATTTCCTGACTGGCTTCAAACTCTACCAATGTTGACAATATTGGTATTGCGTGCCAACAAATTGTACGGTCCCCTTCCAAGTTTAAAGATGAAACATGGATTTTCAAGTTTACTAATTTTTGATATCTCATCAAACTACTTCAATGGTTCAATACCAAAAACctatatacaaaattttcaagccATGAAGAATGTTATTCGTTACGAAGTGGGCGAGCTATGCATACGACCTTACAGTAGATCTGTAACTGAATTTGCAACCGTAACAACAAAAGCCACAAACATGACATTCAAAAAATTTCCAAAAAACTTTATAAACATTGATTTATCCAGAAACAAATTTGAAGGAGAGATTCCATATGAAATTGGAGAGCTTCATGCTCTTAGAGGACTCAACTTTTCCCATAATAGACTCAGTGGTTCTATTCCCCAATCCATTGGAAATTTGACAAATTTGGAATCATTGGATCTCTCCTCAAATATATTGATTGGTAGGATACCCTTTGTATTAACCAATTTGAACTTTCTTGAAGTCCTGAATCTTTCCTATAATCATCTTGTTGGAGAAATACCTGAAGGAAAACAGTTCAACACTTTTGAAAATAACTCCTACATTGGAAACTCAGGACTATGTGGGTTCCCATTGTCAAAGAAATGCAACAACACTAAACAACAATCTTCAtctttgttagcaaaatga